A stretch of DNA from Saccharomycodes ludwigii strain NBRC 1722 chromosome I, whole genome shotgun sequence:
ATGcctgttttttatttttatttttatttcctttgaataatatatttatatatttatatttatatatgagTTCATTACGTGTTACAATTGGCTATTAATCATATATTTAGTGGTACAGgtactcttttttttttttttttttttttttcttttaaatgtatatatatatatatatatatatattattattttactttgtttaatttattaatttataagaaaaaaggtATTTACAATTACATATTTAGTCAAATAACTAATTGatcaatttaatatatatatagatttaAGTAGATTTACTTGACGGATcaattcaatttattttttttttattttttattttttttttttttcgattatattttaaataaacgTGAATCAGGTGAGAGCATTGTTATAAGGGGAAATTGACGTCAAATGTTAATAAATGcagtaaaaaatataatatttgtattatattaatgtaaacttttataattattagaaaaCGTGACACTATGGCCGAGTGGTTAAGGCGACAGACTCGAATGTATTTAACCATGATTCTGGATTTAGGTGTTTGTAGGGCTTTAACGGTCTGCGTCGATGCTTACCAActtgaataaaaaacttgaatttttatttgattttgatgAAAAGCTCGAGTAACATGCACATGGAAAATCCGGAATTGGAAATTGGTTACAAGGTATCTGTTGGGTTTTACCCGCGCTGGTTCAAATCCTGCTGGTGTCggtttccttttttttggcgaatttttatttgctcctccgttttttatttatttatttattctttttttttttttttttttttttctttttcctttcgAAATTTCTAATTTCATATTGCAGGAAAGTCAACTTCAATTATATTATCCTCTTTTTAGTTATTTAAAgctaaaaaagaatataacATTCAATATATAGGCAATAAATGAGttataaaagtaataataaaaaaaagttgaaaaatataccaGACGGTTacgataaaataaaacaggTTTTAGATGATTATGACCACCAACTTAGACTTATCAccatcaataataaaagggATACCGGGACTAATAATTCCAATTTGATGTCTAATGACGAAGATTTGTgggaaatatataaaataaatcacttaaaatctaaatatatttatgatCTATATtacaaaaggaaaattatTAACGCCAAATTATATCATTGGCttttaaacaataatattgtgGACAAAAACTTAATAGCCAAATGGAAGAAAAGAGGATACGAAAAGTTATGTTGTATAAGGTGCATTGAACAAAGTAATGGAAGCGGTGTTACCTCTAAGGATGGAATAAGGGGCAAAGTTTGTATTTGTAGAGTACCGAAATCTGTATTATTAAGCaaagagaaagagagacaaaaaaaaaataataatgaagagGAAGGCAAGAATACGcttgatgatgatgatttattCAAAGTTGTTCTTAAACCCTGTGGGAGATGTGGTTGTAATGGATGTGCTAGTACTGACtgatgtatatatatatatatatatgtaatgGTTTTGATATTGTGCGTGTGTGCGGGTAGCAGATCtagcaaaataaaaaaaagaaaagatggTGCGCTGTGGAATTCGAATGCAaatgtttaaaattttaatttacggaaattaaattaatttttgaaacaAGACAGAAAAAATGACAATGATCGGTTGTGCTACCTAcgcttattttttattttttttcgcgTCTTTTTGGTTTGTTTCCCTTACAAACAATTAACTACGCGTGATTATCTATCAAATTCTGACACGcgttaaaaagaaaaaaaaaaaaatatcaaatttcCATTCatgaatttaatttttttgccagaaaaaaaaataaaattaaaaaaagtacaaGGAATTGttcatataaatataaaaaaggaaattgaCCCATTTTCtcaccaattttttttttttttttttttttctttttcttttctctctttttaaaaaaggttTATGGCGTCACTGCTTAAATTTTATTCCATTTAGCTCTTTTCAAGAACTACTGCAactacttttaaaaatttatatctatatcTTTAATACACCATTACTTTAGGGATTacagcaaaaaaaaaaaaataaataaaaaaaaaaattagaaccATTTATACCCATTGGCactttataatcaaaatataataacaagataattgaattttccaatttttcttttttttttttttttcttttttttttttttttttaatttataaaatattacctTAGGATTTATAGCGATAAACTTTTCATTagagtaaaaataaaatgaatagTAGTATACAGGACTATCCTAATAAAGATATCAATCAGAGTAATTTACCAATTGCAGATAGATATTCAGACACAAAAAATTCACCCATtagtacaaaaaaaaataacatttctTCCGTTCCAAAAGAAGCTCTCAAACCTAAAGAATCAAATATTTCtgaatcaaaaaaaagaaaattggatgctattgataataatgaaaaagagGACTATGGCTATCAATCCAATACTTCTACAAAATTCCCACCCTTGAAggaattattaatagaaaTTACTGATTCAGATAAGGAAACTGGATTATATGATGAAAACATTAAGCCGCCATACTCTTATGCTTCTATGATCGCATTGGCAATAATAGATTCTCAAGTGGGAAAACTAACATTGTCTCAAATATACACTTGGATTGCTTCCCATTTCCCCTTCTATAAATTGGGTGATTCCGGATGGCAGAATAGTATTAGGCATAATCTATCTTTAAATAAGGCATTTATTAAAGGCGGTAAATGTGAGGATGGCAAAGGCCATTTTTGGGAACTAAAAGTCGGTCAAGAATATAAAGTTTTAAGAGTTACTTCGAAAGGTGGGAAAAATGCTAATAACCAtactaataaaacaaataccaaaaaacgttttgaaaaagatcAGGAAAGTTTATTGGGCCCAGTTAGTTTAAGTAAAGGCcaaatgaaaattaataataacatgtATACCAGTTTAAGTGAACTTAATGATACTGGTGACGATATAGATTATAAATTGACAGAAAATGATCATGATCTTGAGGGAAACGATATTGTATCTGATGCCAAATCATGGAGAGATGATAATATAAGTGATAACGGCTCATATACCAATGCTCAGCCAAACACCAACGAGGAAATGATTCAAGAATTTGATTCCTCATTGCTTACATCACCAAACTCATATAGGTTGTCttcaaaaaatctaaaGAAAACACTGAAAAAATCATAttccttttcattttcaggtaaaaaaatatctccTTTTAACGATAGTAATAGTACACAAactgataatttttttaatattgatCGGAGTAATAGTCATTCTGATTTTAAACGGTACACATGTTCGTTTAACTCAAACTTTGAAAATTCTCCCCAATCAAAGCAAGGTGTGTCATCTCCCCTAATAGAATCTTTTCATAAtgaggggaaaaaaaatagtttgtgtcagaataataatatactgACAACACCTAATAAAAAACCAAGTTCTATGGTTGTCGAACCGGATAAGAATGAAGAGTATAACAACTCTAGCAATTTTATGGCAGCTATCAATCATCATGGTTATGTGAAGACACCAAAAATTATCCACACAATTGAACAGCAATATactaatgatgatgatgatgatggtggCAATGCTCATATCGCTggcaaaaaaattgatttgCATAGTCCCAGAAAATTGGCCTACACAATCACACCAAGATGGGGTAAAACACCAAGCAATATTTTGgatgatttttttggatcacctgttattttaaaaagtcCAAGCGTTAACATGGTGCTCGATCCCCACATtcgtttaaaaaaagatataatacCGAATTTGTCCCCATCATCgattaaaaacatttcgACAAATACTCTGATGTTGACCTCgtcattttcttcttctacaGCAAATACCAGTGTTTCTTctgttttttcaaataataatggctCAAAACAATCCTCCATCACACTTAATAATTGTAACACTGCCGCTAATATCAATTCCGCTGGTTCTGAAGAGCAAACAGAGGGAGAATCTGTCGAGCCTGTATCTAGAAAgcttttttcaattaataCAACGCCTCATGGAAAATCTGTTTTAATGTTGTCAAATTCCTCTATCCAAACCACTTTAAGTCCTGCTGGCAATGACAACAATCccaacaatgataatatcaatcataataataatatcgaCGATGACAATAGCTTAATAATGAAACCAACAACCTCTAAACTATCAAATACATCGGGTCTATTTGGTGTTGACATATATTCTGTCTACAAAAGAGCCGTGGCTCAAcaattagaaaataataataatgataacaacaataataatgagactaatagtaacaaggaatttaaataatggtCACTATAAGAAGTTATACTTTAGGAAAAgattaacaaaataatggtAAAGTGATGTTTTTGTATTAATATGTGTATGTATAGACTATTAAACCATAACTATTAgaaaatttcttttgtatAATATCATCTCATCAGTACATATTATATGTCTTTATAGTTTATATCTACTTAAATTGTTACTTCTGGGGTGTGAACGAAAGAAACCTtattagttattttttaggtatattttttaatattggaaaagagttttttttttttttttctttttttttttttttttttttttttttccttgtaaaaatagaaaaaaaatatttttatttttatttttttttttttttaagattaCAAAAGACTTGTTTTAACCTATTACATAGtctataaatatttgattgCAATAATATTCTTAGTGGCATGAAGTCAATGtcaattttcaatttttttttgtttttggatgatttgtttttttggtgggggaaaaaaaatataattaaaagtaGTCAAGAACATtaataatggaaaaaaaattgcagAAACTAAAAGATCCAAGTGATTTTGTTCAAACAAACGTTCCGGAACTAAAAGATTTAGATTCCTTGCTAAGATGTCATATTTGTAAGGATTTTTTGTCAATACCGGTTTTAACACCCTGTTCACATTCATTTTGTTCCCTATGCATTAGGCAATATCTTAATGTATCAGGAAATTGCCCTTTATGTTTAAATGAATTACAGGAGTCTATGTTAAGGAGTGAATTTTTACTAGGCGAGTTGGTTAATTGTTATACAAAAAAGGTTAGGCAAAAGTTATTGGATAATCTAATGCCTCGAAATGATAAtacaatattaaaaagcAACATTATAGATTTGGATTCGCAATCACCACaatatattacaaaaaaaagaaaaaccaGTGCACTTGTAAACAACAATAGTTACCCCAAAAATGGAATTTTATCAATGTTTAAAACTAAGAAAGAACACAAGTTTTTGCCTGGTAATAATCTCGGAgatattaacaataaagaTACTACTCCAGGTAAATCGCAATGCCCAATATGTTCTGTGGTGTATCCCATAGATTATTTACAAACAACTCACATCGACGAATGTTTGCTACATCCTAAAATGAAAACTACAATAGAAATCATAGAAGATGACAAAGAAGAAGTAAAAGTTAATACAATTTTGAAAGGCAATGATGTTACAATTGACAAAGCTAAATCAAATGGCCCTGAATCTAATGTTATTGCTGTTAGTCAAAATGAAACAACACCTACTGTAGAAActccttttttaaataagtATTTGGATTCTGCAATCACTACCACATGTTTAAATGATCAAAATCGCAAGAAAAAGCTTGGTAAATTGgatgttttaaatatatccACAGCTGCGTTGAAATCCAAATTACTTGATCTAAAATTACCAACACATGGTTCAAGACAACAATTGATTAATAGgtataattattatgaacTTTTATGGAATAGTAATTATGTTGACTCTTTGCAACCTACCACTGAACAAGATTTGAAGATGAAACTATTAAATTGGGAAAAAACTCATAATCTGGGTGTGGGggatggtaataataaccacAATGCTGTTACTATGTTTACAAATAATTCTAACAATAGTATTCCTACACAAGAGCATTCCATTTTTTCgattttacaaaataaaagggGAATTATAGATATCAAATCTAAGAAATTCAGTAGAAAAGATTGGGCTATAAAAAATGCCACCGCCTATAGAGAATTGATAAAAGAAGCAAAAAGTAGCATGCTGACAGCAAATGAGAAAAAACGGGAAGCAGTTTCTGAGTTAAACGAAGAACGCAGTGAACTTAAAGGCAAGCATCCTAACCCTCAAGTTAATTTActttgtaaaaataataagaacGATACACATCAAGAACTAGAACATTTATTAAGTTCAAGCGAAGAAGATGAGTgaagataaataaaagttgaTATACTATGGTTAGCACATATACTATTGTTCACAATTTGAAGCattattcatttatatttttaatttttaattttttaatttttttttttaatacatttTATACAgtttgattaaaaaaaaagattcaaTGCAcataatatcttttatcAGTTACTAAATTTATAGTTCATCATGCTCAAAAGAGGGAGCTTGATTGATATCATCGGTAGATCCTAAATCATTATCTGGAATCAAAACATTTTCTTCTCCAATATGGTCATTGATTTCATATGAATTGGATGGTGCATTGTAAGATGttacaatattttcatttttattgctCATAGTTTCTGTAAATGTTTTATCTTTTGTATTCTCAGTGGTTAAGACTTTagaaatatctttttctgGAAAAGCAATTTCTATAGTCTCTTCTTCAACTgtagaattattaatagaaCCAGAAGCAGCTGCCACATGACCAGATGTTTCCACGGGTAGCGTTGTTTCATTGTTTATTTCCGAATAGGTTGATTCATATATAACGGTGGTCAATGTCTTAGTTTCGGTTTCGGTTTCAGTTTCGGTTTCAGTTTCTGCATCTGCTTCAGTTTCTGCTTCAGCTTCAGtttcaatttcaatttcaGCTTCAATTTCATTTTCGGACTCTAGCAAAATACCTGAAGTTGTAATTGGGTTAGCAGAAATAGTTGCGCTTTCATTAACAACAGTTTCTAATATAACCTCTTTGGAGATAACAGTagaagtggtagtaataaaaGTAGCATcggaggaagaagaaggagaagaagaaggagaagaagaaggagaagaagaaggagaagaagaaggagaagaagaaggagaagaagaaggagaaacatcattaataattgGTTCGAGGTCCGTACTAATGGTATGCATTCTTGCAGCAGAAGATATTATCGTGCTTTCGGTTTCAGTAGAAGGCGAACTATATTCTACAGATTCCACGGCTGGCTGTTGATAGGTAGAGGCAGTTTCAATTTTAACAGCAGCGGTGTTGCTTTCTATTTCATTAATAGTATTGATGTAATTTGTAACAGACTCCGTTTCTTTAATATCAGTTTCTGTGGAGATACTAAATAATGGCTGAGTAGTAGTTGCTTCTTCCTTTGTAACGATTCCAGTTTCTCCGGTTATAATTTCTGTGGGGACACTAATCGATGACTGAATATTACCCTGATCCTTTTTTGCAGTAGTTTTTAAAGGAGGTTCAATTTCGACATCCGTAGTGTCGGGTTGAAAAGTATCGGATGCAAGTTGAGAGCTTGTGGTATCTGGTTGAAAAGTATCCGATGCAATCTCAGAAGTGAAAGAGGTACCGGAGACTAAATTATCAGTTATAAACGTTTGGTACTCGATGGTAGATTCagtgatattattaagaTCACCTTCATGGTCAAAGGTAGTTGGGATAGTATTGCTAAAGCTTTTATCAGACTTTGTTTCAAGCAGAGTGCTTACAAATGTATCTTCTTTTCCCTCTTCAATTGGTGCAGTAGCCAAAGTTtcaatgttattatttgtcaATATAGTGCTAATGTGTTCACTTGTAGTTGAATAAGTTGTAGAAGTTGAcattatttcattttcagtTACAATATCGTGCTTATCAGttaaatcatttaaaaacagACTATCAAATGTCTCACTAGATATTGTATTACTAGGAATATCAGTACCAACAGTAGAAACAAAatctttatctttaattaaTGTAACCTGTTCTAATCCATCGTTAATGGTAAAATACGAGGACGAATCACCCTTTTTCCTTGAATTGTACCAATCCTTGGTACATTTGTAGACAATAGTATGCacgttatttttataagcTAGTTGGGCgataaatgataataaaacaataaaaataatattaatgaagTAATTGAAAATCTTTTTAGACAAGGAAATAGAGGAACTCCAATTGGCAGGAATTCTAATCAAATGCACAATGTTCGATGCAGAGACGCTTGCCAAAATTTGGGAATCGGgggaaaaacaaattttagtGATAGCAAAAGCATGAacgtttttaaaaaattttgcaaCTTTCAGATCCCTTAATTTGATTAAAGCAATAGAATTTTCATTACCAGCCAACGCGCACAATTCACCTTTTGCGTCAATGTCCATCGAAGTTACACccttgaatttttttgtgaCTACTCTTGATTTCAACATGGAAATAGAACCACTTTTCACGCTAACAACGCTTAAAACAACCCCAGTCGTTTTTTTCAAGGATGCTGCAATAATAAGTTCGTCATCgttaataaatctaatCTTCGATAAAACCCAATCCTTGTTAAAATCGGTTTTACGAACAATAAATCTACCAGTGACTAAAGAAATGACTTCTAAGGTGCTTTCAGTAATATAACTTAGTACTTTACTATCAGGAGAAAAATGCAAATCTTTAACATCATTGCCAGTCTcaatttcatatttttccaTTAAAGTACGAGGATCTATAACACGTATAATTGTTGGtaaggaagaagaagcaaTTGCAGCTGCAGTACCGTCCTTAGATATAACTGTTAATTTGGTGTAATCTTCTGGATTACAACTACGGTTATAGTCGCAACTACcaacaaattttaaatgttcATTTTCGTAAACAAACTTTCttaaatgtttattttcgccatttttaatgtttgCAGAATTTTCATTACAGCCAATTAAAATAACACCATCTGAATAATCTAGAGTGGTCGGAGAATCATCGTTATCATCCAATTTTAATTCACGGAACTTCTTtatgattttcttttttttattgaagtTCACGTTTAAAGCGGTTATTTTGTTTGGTAAACCATTTGCACCTTCGCCACCACCACCTGCGatcaataaaattgaattgtttataaattttgCACCATAGATTGGATAATCCATGGTGTAGTTAGCAGTTTCAAACTTCATAgtctttttataatttgttcTTGTTGGCTTGCTCTTAGAAAGCTTTTCGTTAGTTGATAATGTGAGTAtgaagtttttattttttgttttcttttattaaaaaaattttttttctcctttttacttttccttaaaaaaaaaaaaaaaaaaaaataaaataaaataaaaaggattatttttatatgatATTAAGTCCTTGCGGACATTGCAAGTTCTATCGGAACAGATACTTTTCTGGATTAACAGAAGTCGAAGATATGATTGATATTTCacgtgttttttttttttttttttttttttttttttttttttttttttaaatctgtatatgtaaaatatttgtttaatacAACCAATCCACAATTCaattataaatatcttacaacaaagaaaaaagaaaaaggaaaaacaatctttttttttaaaatacctCCAAAGATAAAATGACCACTTCTATTACCAGCactaccaaaaaaaaaaataaaaaaatattatccaTTCAATCACATGTTGTTCACGGATATGTTGGAAATAAGGCTGCCACTTTCCCTTTGCAATATAGAGGATGGGACGTGGATTGTTTAAATACCGTCCAATTTAGTAATCATCCAGGTTATGGCTCATTTTCTGGGTTCAAATATCCTTCCAATGAATTAACTGACATTTTACAAAATGGACTCTTAAATTtcctaaaattaaattattctGCCATTTTGACCGGATATTATCCTTCGCCTGAGggctttttaaaaataagtgAAATTTTAGAGGAACAAtacaatagtaataaagataattgTGATATGAAATGGATATTGGATCCTGTTTTAGGTGATAATGGTAAATTATATGTTACTGAAGGAATGGttgaaatttataaaaaaatattaactgAATGCCACATATTTTGCTGTACACCTAACCAATTTGAAATGGAATTATTAACAGCTGGTCAAATTTCCACTTTTGACGACTTGTATAAAGGTTTTATCAAGTTCCATGAGTTGTATCCCAAtgttaaatatattgtaGTGACAAACTGCAACATTCAATTATTGCACAACAATTCAcatgatgataatataaTAGTTGCCTGTTACAATACTATAACCAATAAAATGCACTACTGTAAAACTCCCTTAATACCTGCAAGGTTTTCTGGGAGTGGCGATTTATTCACTGCATTGTTAACAGACCAATTATTGCAAAACAATGATGGAGTGGTGGTTAATTCTTTACACGATGCTGTATTGAAAAGTATATTCTTAGTTGATCAAATATTAAGAAATACTTTGgacttatatattaaagataatatCGGTAGTACGGATAATGCACAACCAGTGATAAAAGATTTGAAGCTTATTCAGTCTAGACATATTTTAGATATAATTGATCCCACTTCACCATTTGAAGCAATAGAGTACGACCCTATGATATACTTTTGAGGTAAATGAATGGTATGtcgtataaaaatatataaataaatctttgtCCGAACGATTTACGGAGTTTCATATCTGCGGACAAGTCATTTAGGACCTCCCtttatcttatttttattttgggaATGTTTTATCTGTTGCAAAGTAATAAAACtaaccctttttttttttttttttaatattactcacaaaaaaaaaaacaaaaaaacaaaaagaaaaatcaaaattccaataaataaagataacaaACACATTTATAACCTAATCTGTAATACTCAATCATCACCATTTCCTAAATTTAGCCTTAATAAATAGATAGATTTCTTTcaacaaggaaaaaaaaaaaaaaaaaaaaaaaaatttaaaatacatttatatatatataagccATCCAACTATTTATGATAAACAATTCTAACACCTTCAAGAAGAAATACGATGTGCATGATGAATTTGTTGTTTCGACCCATCAAGGAACTGGCTATCCTACCAAGAAACAGCACTATtgctttttaaatttaaaaaaaactaaaaataagcTAAAGTCTCAACTATTGACGATAATATCaattattatcataatattgtttttgttgttgagaTATTGTTATTCTTCAGGACTTTCTGTCAActctttaaaatataaaactaTTGAGTCATACGATTTCCATCAAGATAAAGTGCCAGAatttgaattaaaatacGC
This window harbors:
- the BUD31 gene encoding U2 snRNP complex subunit BUD31 (similar to Saccharomyces cerevisiae YCR063W | BUD31 | BUD site selection), with amino-acid sequence MSYKSNNKKKLKNIPDGYDKIKQVLDDYDHQLRLITINNKRDTGTNNSNLMSNDEDLWEIYKINHLKSKYIYDLYYKRKIINAKLYHWLLNNNIVDKNLIAKWKKRGYEKLCCIRCIEQSNGSGVTSKDGIRGKVCICRVPKSVLLSKEKERQKKNNNEEEGKNTLDDDDLFKVVLKPCGRCGCNGCASTD
- the HCM1 gene encoding Hcm1p (similar to Saccharomyces cerevisiae YCR065W | HCM1 | High-Copy suppressor of Calmodulin), with amino-acid sequence MNSSIQDYPNKDINQSNLPIADRYSDTKNSPISTKKNNISSVPKEALKPKESNISESKKRKLDAIDNNEKEDYGYQSNTSTKFPPLKELLIEITDSDKETGLYDENIKPPYSYASMIALAIIDSQVGKLTLSQIYTWIASHFPFYKLGDSGWQNSIRHNLSLNKAFIKGGKCEDGKGHFWELKVGQEYKVLRVTSKGGKNANNHTNKTNTKKRFEKDQESLLGPVSLSKGQMKINNNMYTSLSELNDTGDDIDYKLTENDHDLEGNDIVSDAKSWRDDNISDNGSYTNAQPNTNEEMIQEFDSSLLTSPNSYRLSSKNLKKTLKKSYSFSFSGKKISPFNDSNSTQTDNFFNIDRSNSHSDFKRYTCSFNSNFENSPQSKQGVSSPLIESFHNEGKKNSLCQNNNILTTPNKKPSSMVVEPDKNEEYNNSSNFMAAINHHGYVKTPKIIHTIEQQYTNDDDDDGGNAHIAGKKIDLHSPRKLAYTITPRWGKTPSNILDDFFGSPVILKSPSVNMVLDPHIRLKKDIIPNLSPSSIKNISTNTLMLTSSFSSSTANTSVSSVFSNNNGSKQSSITLNNCNTAANINSAGSEEQTEGESVEPVSRKLFSINTTPHGKSVLMLSNSSIQTTLSPAGNDNNPNNDNINHNNNIDDDNSLIMKPTTSKLSNTSGLFGVDIYSVYKRAVAQQLENNNNDNNNNNETNSNKEFK
- the RAD18 gene encoding E3 ubiquitin-protein ligase RAD18 (similar to Saccharomyces cerevisiae YCR066W | RAD18 | RADiation sensitive) → MEKKLQKLKDPSDFVQTNVPELKDLDSLLRCHICKDFLSIPVLTPCSHSFCSLCIRQYLNVSGNCPLCLNELQESMLRSEFLLGELVNCYTKKVRQKLLDNLMPRNDNTILKSNIIDLDSQSPQYITKKRKTSALVNNNSYPKNGILSMFKTKKEHKFLPGNNLGDINNKDTTPGKSQCPICSVVYPIDYLQTTHIDECLLHPKMKTTIEIIEDDKEEVKVNTILKGNDVTIDKAKSNGPESNVIAVSQNETTPTVETPFLNKYLDSAITTTCLNDQNRKKKLGKLDVLNISTAALKSKLLDLKLPTHGSRQQLINRYNYYELLWNSNYVDSLQPTTEQDLKMKLLNWEKTHNLGVGDGNNNHNAVTMFTNNSNNSIPTQEHSIFSILQNKRGIIDIKSKKFSRKDWAIKNATAYRELIKEAKSSMLTANEKKREAVSELNEERSELKGKHPNPQVNLLCKNNKNDTHQELEHLLSSSEEDE
- the SED4 gene encoding GTPase-activating protein SED4 (similar to Saccharomyces cerevisiae YNR026C | SEC12 | SECretory (paralog of YCR067C | SED4)) translates to MKFETANYTMDYPIYGAKFINNSILLIAGGGGEGANGLPNKITALNVNFNKKKKIIKKFRELKLDDNDDSPTTLDYSDGVILIGCNENSANIKNGENKHLRKFVYENEHLKFVGSCDYNRSCNPEDYTKLTVISKDGTAAAIASSSLPTIIRVIDPRTLMEKYEIETGNDVKDLHFSPDSKVLSYITESTLEVISLVTGRFIVRKTDFNKDWVLSKIRFINDDELIIAASLKKTTGVVLSVVSVKSGSISMLKSRVVTKKFKGVTSMDIDAKGELCALAGNENSIALIKLRDLKVAKFFKNVHAFAITKICFSPDSQILASVSASNIVHLIRIPANWSSSISLSKKIFNYFINIIFIVLLSFIAQLAYKNNVHTIVYKCTKDWYNSRKKGDSSSYFTINDGLEQVTLIKDKDFVSTVGTDIPSNTISSETFDSLFLNDLTDKHDIVTENEIMSTSTTYSTTSEHISTILTNNNIETLATAPIEEGKEDTFVSTLLETKSDKSFSNTIPTTFDHEGDLNNITESTIEYQTFITDNLVSGTSFTSEIASDTFQPDTTSSQLASDTFQPDTTDVEIEPPLKTTAKKDQGNIQSSISVPTEIITGETGIVTKEEATTTQPLFSISTETDIKETESVTNYINTINEIESNTAAVKIETASTYQQPAVESVEYSSPSTETESTIISSAARMHTISTDLEPIINDVSPSSSPSSSPSSSPSSSPSSSPSSSPSSSSDATFITTTSTVISKEVILETVVNESATISANPITTSGILLESENEIEAEIEIETEAEAETEADAETETETETETETKTLTTVIYESTYSEINNETTLPVETSGHVAAASGSINNSTVEEETIEIAFPEKDISKVLTTENTKDKTFTETMSNKNENIVTSYNAPSNSYEINDHIGEENVLIPDNDLGSTDDINQAPSFEHDEL
- the BUD17 gene encoding putative pyridoxal kinase BUD17 (similar to Saccharomyces cerevisiae YNR027W | BUD17 | BUD site selection), with the translated sequence MTTSITSTTKKKNKKILSIQSHVVHGYVGNKAATFPLQYRGWDVDCLNTVQFSNHPGYGSFSGFKYPSNELTDILQNGLLNFLKLNYSAILTGYYPSPEGFLKISEILEEQYNSNKDNCDMKWILDPVLGDNGKLYVTEGMVEIYKKILTECHIFCCTPNQFEMELLTAGQISTFDDLYKGFIKFHELYPNVKYIVVTNCNIQLLHNNSHDDNIIVACYNTITNKMHYCKTPLIPARFSGSGDLFTALLTDQLLQNNDGVVVNSLHDAVLKSIFLVDQILRNTLDLYIKDNIGSTDNAQPVIKDLKLIQSRHILDIIDPTSPFEAIEYDPMIYF